In one ANME-2 cluster archaeon genomic region, the following are encoded:
- a CDS encoding NTP transferase domain-containing protein: protein MKAVILAAGEGQRCKPLTLTRSKVMLFAANKPILEHVINALAQCGIIDIIIVVGYKKERIMDYFQDGVKLGVNITYVEQKGQLGTAHAIKKVAQHIDDEFIVLNGDNIVESGTISDILEGHSGDATVLTVTRVKTRGYGVVVSDKNRVLKIVEKPMEDLSHNVNTGIYIFKPDVFEYIKATSVSETGEYAITDTIQTMIDTGKTISVVYSKSTWIDAVHSWDLLRANASLLERCEKSIMHGTIEEGAVVKGNVIIGTNTIIRSGSYIIGPVVIGKNCDIGPNTVILPSTTIGNNSTVESSVHIKNSIFMNDTRIGAFSYISNSIIGSHNSIGSHFITQTGENLLIEINGILHKADKLGTVIGDGNDIQHRVLIEPGRMVATGCSVSSGIIISKDLPSDSIMI from the coding sequence ATGAAAGCAGTAATTCTTGCAGCAGGAGAAGGGCAAAGATGTAAGCCATTAACGCTTACCCGTTCCAAGGTAATGCTTTTTGCTGCAAACAAACCGATATTGGAACATGTTATCAATGCCCTCGCTCAGTGTGGGATTATCGATATTATCATTGTTGTTGGATACAAAAAAGAGCGCATCATGGATTATTTCCAGGACGGTGTGAAACTGGGAGTAAACATCACGTATGTTGAACAAAAAGGACAACTTGGTACCGCTCATGCTATCAAGAAGGTAGCTCAGCATATTGACGATGAGTTCATCGTGCTGAATGGCGATAATATTGTCGAATCAGGTACAATTTCTGATATCCTGGAAGGTCATTCAGGAGATGCAACGGTATTGACCGTAACACGGGTTAAAACCAGAGGTTATGGCGTGGTGGTATCAGATAAGAACCGGGTGCTCAAGATTGTTGAAAAGCCCATGGAGGACCTGAGTCATAATGTGAATACAGGAATATACATATTCAAACCTGATGTGTTCGAATACATTAAAGCCACGTCTGTGTCTGAGACAGGAGAATATGCCATAACCGATACCATACAGACTATGATAGATACAGGCAAGACCATCAGTGTTGTATATTCAAAATCCACATGGATAGATGCAGTACATTCTTGGGACCTGCTTCGTGCCAATGCCTCCTTGCTGGAGCGTTGTGAAAAATCGATAATGCATGGAACGATTGAAGAAGGTGCTGTGGTAAAGGGCAATGTCATTATCGGAACAAATACCATCATTCGTTCAGGTTCATATATTATAGGGCCGGTCGTGATTGGAAAGAACTGTGATATCGGACCAAATACCGTAATACTTCCTTCCACCACCATAGGCAATAATTCAACAGTGGAATCATCGGTCCATATCAAGAACAGTATCTTTATGAACGATACGAGGATCGGTGCTTTTTCATATATATCCAACTCCATTATCGGTTCACATAATAGTATCGGTTCGCATTTTATTACTCAAACAGGAGAGAATCTGTTGATTGAAATAAATGGTATTCTTCATAAGGCAGATAAATTGGGAACAGTGATCGGTGATGGGAACGATATCCAGCATAGAGTACTCATCGAGCCTGGGAGGATGGTTGCCACCGGATGCAGTGTTTCATCAGGAATAATTATCTCAAAGGACCTGCCCAGCGACTCGATAATGATATAA